Sequence from the Asterias amurensis chromosome 14, ASM3211899v1 genome:
CGGAAGCCACTCTcaggcgttattcacgagcctcgaagtgtgacgtctgTGCGGCCCCTAATTGCAGCCCGAGCCCTAAACCTCGTTTTTATCCAACCCAAAGTACATTTATTAGTTGCAAGATTGAAAAATACATCAGCAGGTCGTACTAAGGAGGaagtttgttttactttgtttcaaatgtttttgctaaaaattgtaAGTACGAGTGTGtgaacacaattttaaaaagcgAGGATTGTATGTTCTTTGCCCCGAGTTACACTCACTTCTACCCACCAATGTAATGTGCAtcttgcaaacatttttaaCTTTAATAAATTTTCCTCTTACCAGTGTTAGAGCAAGACCCATCAGCGTAGCTTGTATTTAAGTTGCCGTCAACTGCTCGAGATGCGGCTGAAAATTTTGAATTCTCGTAGTCCGAGATCTGGCTGGCTTGCATTCCATGGAGATCCAACGCTGAAATGAACATGATTCAATTTTGGAAGTGTATTCGTTGTGGACGCAATCCTATACTTTTAATCGATGTTTGTTTTGATGGGAATGTATAATTTTGGTAATCATATTTAATATTAATGAAAGTTATACCTTTTAGTAGAAACCACAAAAGCCGCTTTGGATAGTGTCAAACATTTATAATACATTTCAATTCGTTATGattttattagaaaaaaagatgaaggtttttgtttcatttcatttcatgtcCCTTGAATCTGAGATTAACGGTCCTATTATTGCGTATTTTAGAGATTTtatttcctgcgtggacattaaAATAATCTGTCTGGATTtttgggcgatatctcaaaacgaGACTTGTTCAATGAAACGTTCCCAACTACATTTTTAAGCGATATAGACCAGTTCCGAAAACCGAAGTAATAATTTGCTTTGAAGTATGTTTCGTTCCCTAGTTAGTTTCGTTAATTAAATACTTACCTGTGAGATCGAGGCACAAGCAGGATAGCGGGTAAAACCACACGAGGATTCCAAAGAGAAATATCAACAGGTTTTTCTCTAGCCACTTTCCCTCGCAGTTTTTTCATTAATTCTAAAACAGTCATAAACCAACTTAAGTATTGATTCTTGAAATAATCCCCAATTGGCGCAGTTTGACACACTACGTAAAACTCTCAAACAACCGACAAAAACCGAAATacgcaattactcaaaacaatgttCATCCAAAGACCAATTCAAGACGATGTGTacctgaataataataaaaaattgtttgtagaTTTCCTCATTCTACAAGATTGGTCCTTTACAAGAAAATGCAAAAACCGTTCTTTGTCATAATTCATATTATTGTTAATGTCCTTACCTGTTGTTTGAAGGCAGTCTTCCATGGGGTACTCTTCAACCATTACTTCGCAGAGCGTTAGGAGGTTGTCCCATTCTCCATTCACATGAAAATCGTCGTCCACACTGACGTACCGGGCAATCACCGGAGGGTCACATACAATCTGTAGATGTGCCCCAGGGATCGATGCTTGGTCTCTTGTCACTGGTAACCCACACGCGGCGTTGTTGAAAATGTCGTTATGTATGCCTGCCCTTACCACTGCACCATTCAATCGTTCATCTGTCAATGAAAATTAAACTCTTAGTTAAACTTGCTTTAACTCAGTAtgcacaacattttttttttaattagtccAAATACTTGATGTTTGGTACAGTTATACTAGGATTATCAATGTTACTGGCTttggcaataaaaacatttcatgTTGTTACATTATTTATGTTCAAATGCATACTCGCGAACATCAACCAACGACATTGGGTTGGCAGAAACCAATGTGCATTGCAGTAGAATCTTTGATTATATTATTTTGTCGGTGTTTGCAATAAGAACTTCCCTTTCAAGTCAGAGTTATCTTAACGAAATTCTGTCTGCGAACAAACCATATAAATCACCATGAGTATTGTTAAAGTATCCATAACAACAACAGTTACTAATAAGTGTTAGTATCAACACGTTCTAAATTATTAACGCTTAAGAACTTACTACGATCATCTCCTCTGTTGACAAGGGTGATACGACCGAGGCAGTGGTTTGCTTCCAGATCAACCTTCCACCAGGGATGGACATTATAACCTGCAACATGAACATCGTAAGAGAAGGCATGATTTACAGAAAATTAGGACAATAATTGGCTGAAACCCAAAAGGTATAAGTAGTGCAGAATCACTTATACAACAAACCGCGGGTGTGACTATTCTGTGTTTCCACGAAGCCCTTTTCAGTTGTGACACCGCCCTCTcgggaatgttttttttcttctctcgtCTATGCAATTTCCCAATaggggacagatttccctgtGACACATTAACTGGGCCACTGTCTTTATCCGTAGGTACTTGCTTTTCAAAACGAGTGATATCATTGGATGCAATGATGTCGTGTGACAAGAGCTTTCAATGGctgtgttttcattggtcgGGGTGATTGTGGGTGCAGCTGAAAAAAACATATTACcacggaccaatcaaaacaaagatatgaacaacttactttcggtcgtctgctgCATGCAGCGTCCATCTGTAATAACTATGTTTAGTGCATCCACCATGTAGAAAACATGTACATTTAGTGTTGATGTAGATTTGACTGCGtagctctatgtgaaatgaatgtgtGAAAGAAGAGTGACGATGACCGACCTAGTCCGGaagccactctctggcgttaatCACGAGCCTCGAATAATgacgtctgtgcggcacctaaatgtaacccgagccctaaatgtagcccggacctaaatgtagccccaaacgtgtacctaaatgtagtccggacctaaatgtagccccaaacatgtacctaaatgtagtccggacctaaatgtagccccaaacatgtacctaaatgtagcccggacctaaatgaaCTTAGCCACAGACATGACACTACTGCTTATGGTGTTCCAAAGACAAAACTTtgcgtcgccgtcgccgtcgcggTCGCCTCCGCCTCTTGACTCTTGAGGGTGCTGTTTCACAATCCTGCACCAAACTATCTTTAAAGCCGTAAATGCGCCTTATATCCAGCAATATAATCTGAGTAAAATGTGCTCTTGCGCCTGCAAGAGTTCAGAAATGCttccgtcgccgtcgccgtcgccgtcgcatTCGCCGTCGCAGTCGCAGTCGCCGTCGTCGCCGTCGCCATCGCAGTCGCAGTCGTCGTCGcagtcgccgtcgccgtcgccgtcgcatccggactcttgagggcgctgtttcactaTCCTGCACAGAGCCGTCCGAATATTAAGATGTAAGGGGGCCGAGGGCAATACAATATTTAGTTGGACGCAGATTTGAATTTTAAGTAGATTGGCTCATTGATCTGTCTCTTAGCTTAAACCGGCTTTATTTTGATTACAACACGAGGGACCTACATCtacttatttgtttgtttgtttatttgtttgtttgttcatctatttagttattattttataaaaaaaattattgattggatgaatgaatgaatggatGGATAGATAGATTAGATGAGTGCATGTAaaaatcatataaaaaaaatcaatatattTTATTAAGTTCATTTAACTATTCTTTTAACTAGGTACATGACTTTATCTATTCTGGTCCCCAGCACTACAGTAACTGCCTAATGGAGAGCTATAGCTCTAGCTACCTAAAAAGCctcaaaattaacaataaaaacgGGGTTTCTTCCAACCAAGACATACTGAGCAAATGTCTAGAGATCCAGCAATGTTGCAAAAGAACTAAACGTGGTTGTCGTGCTGGGAAACTTCTACAAAGGAGAATTGAGGTATATTGTGAGACCTCGATCTGCCAAACCAACCTCGTACCCACGTCTACCCTCAGTGCTCTCAGTGCCGATGTGTCACAAACAAAAACCTGCTTGAACTACTACTAGCACGAATTGCCCAAGGCTGAGCTCCCTCCCAGGTTTTTTTCCTCACAAACATTCGTTCAGCCATGAATAAAGTTGATGAACTTGAAGCTATCCTCAAGCAGCCATATTCCTCCCCAATTGACATTGCTGTTCTTAACATGATCACTCCAGATATTTACCAAGATTAGAACTGAAAGAAGTGGGGGTGGAGTAGCGATTTATGTTAGAGACAACATCCCCGCTATGGTTCTAACCATTATTACAGTGCCCGAAGAGCTTGAATGCCTGTGGCTACAGGTCCGACCCCATAGGCTCCCACGTCAAGTATCGAGTGTGGTTGTCTCATCCACCTAAATCGGAACATCAGCAACAAACTCTGGTTAATCACATTGTCAGAACCCTCGATCTACTGAACTCAAAACATCCAGACGTGGGCCTAGTGATTTTATAGGGGATCTCAACAGAACTGACACCAATCCTATATGCAGAGCTCATGCCCTGAAGCAGGTAGTTGACAAACCTACGAGAAACGATGCGATCTTGGACGTTATCATCACTACGGTCAGGCAGGCATCatgtgtgtgaagtttcagatcaatgacgtcatcgggggtcaagTGCCGCGGCaataaaggtgcactttttgaagtcgtatAACTCTCGAAGTAAtgatgcgattatgttgaaaccttgtagattgttagatattggcaagttcttgtGAATGGTGAAATGACGTCCTGATggcgtcatcacatgatttttttaatgatttttttcatttttgtacttttaacacataaattgctatctgaacatggtacaatccaatttgtttaaatttatttatgtcacattgggcaaattgctttgaaacacaacaaatttcaaactcagttgagaaatttgaaaatgttattgacgaaacagctatgcatttgtgcacaaatgcaatcatgtctagatTCAATTGTGTCCTCCCTGCAATACTGTCcactccggacacttttgcatatgcataTGAATATttacgtattttatgattgcagcgaatacccaacggccgaacatttccaatGCCATTCATTACATGCATTTAGCTGtacaaaatggcgaacgtgttccgtcaaccaagggcgtttaatttactgcaatgacgcttttgcacggggcggacacaactgcatatgcaagtGTGTccaggcggacacaattgcattatgcagcagcgtccgtgcggacacgattgcatatgcaaaaccgccTGGCGgaaattattgcatatgcaataatgtcctccggatagtattgcatagaggacatagtTGCACCTATcttaaaaaaactaatttaaaaCGTACACTTATGGTTTGCGAGACTATGAAAAGAAAAATCCACACCAATTATCTGGGAACTTTTTTTCACATTAGTCACCCGGctaattcaatttcatttcaaataaaataagctTCAGCAATCTATAGTttgggggagctgttgatagtttaaaacggctccctttgaagtaacgtagaaagagaaagaagtaactttccacgaatttaatttggagacctcataattagatttgaggtctcaaaatcaagcatctggaaatacacaacttcgtgtgacaaaggtattttttctttcattattatctcgcaacttcgacgaccaattgagctcaattcttgacaggtttgttattttatatatatgttgagacacaccaagtaagaa
This genomic interval carries:
- the LOC139947367 gene encoding uncharacterized protein: MVDALNIVITDGRCMQQTTESYNVHPWWKVDLEANHCLGRITLVNRGDDRNERLNGAVVRAGIHNDIFNNAACGLPVTRDQASIPGAHLQIVCDPPVIARYVSVDDDFHVNGEWDNLLTLCEVMVEEYPMEDCLQTTEKNLLIFLFGILVWFYPLSCLCLDLTALDLHGMQASQISDYENSKFSAASRAVDGNLNTSYADGSCSNTGYNAHPWWKVDLEANHCLGRITLVNRGDAGNERLNGAVVRAGIHNDIFNNAACGLPVTRDQASIPGAHLQIVCDPPVIARYVSVDDDFHVNGEWDNLLTLCEVMVEEYPMEDCLQTTIAMIVNPSVSITCLSTLMFVDKEITNARPLSVVHMKSPMQCFMRCKMNNECWSFDYVMTSGQCRLYDVKAGDLKADDQPDCLVYAVVRG